In a single window of the Nicotiana tomentosiformis chromosome 10, ASM39032v3, whole genome shotgun sequence genome:
- the LOC104117857 gene encoding F-box protein CPR1-like → MGTHNIQEEIIMDIISRLPVKSLLRFKCVSEFWNTLISEPYFEKKHLKFHANNQNSQKLLFGQGINRNFYFLSSSLSPVHIVKDIQRLDSPTQLAIFKIHCCCDGLFFMEIWPGKPYRFLLWNPSTRESIIIPHLEFSDEELYAYGLGYDSTTDDYKVVKIDINDQVDEILALKSGSWKRIHETSGRVDYYRRCEGECLALVHGAFHWYGYSGGRVVNSLNISSEKYGIIPFPETSGLQISSDDELGVSVLGGMLCVYFSNEITFNLWAMKTYGVKKSWTNLFTIPTNGQHPTPMYRFSNGEVLLNDMKYSGRDVYRISDGSFGLSNRIWPLNSDDDIDGVMTYIGIVYTESLINPTLGH, encoded by the coding sequence ATGGGAACTCACAATATTCAAGAGGAAATAATTATGGACATTATAAGTAGGCTACCCGTGAAATCTCTTCTACGTTTCAAGTGCGTTTCTGAATTTTGGAATACATTAATATCTGAACCTTACTTTGAGAAAAAACATCTCAAATTTCATGCCAATAACCAAAATTCTCAAAAACTGCTTTTTGGCCAAGGAATCAATAGAAATTTttacttcctttcttcttctttatccccAGTTCATATTGTTAAGGATATACAGAGACTTGATTCACCTACACAATTGGCAATTTTTAAAATCCACTGTTGTTGCGATGGCTTGTTTTTCATGGAGATTTGGCCGGGTAAACCTTATAGATTCTTGCTATGGAACCCTTCCACTAGAGAATCAATAATAATTCCCCATTTAGAATTTTCAGACGAGGAATTATATGCTTACGGATTGGGATATGACTCTACTACTGATGACTATAAAGTCGTTAAGATTGACATTAATGACCAAGTTGATGAAATTCTTGCGCTGAAAAGTGGTTCCTGGAAAAGAATTCATGAAACATCAGGTAGGGTGGATTATTATAGGAGATGTGAAGGGGAATGTTTGGCACTTGTACATGGAGCATTTCATTGGTACGGATATTCCGGAGGGCGAGTTGTGAATTCATTGAATATTTCGAGTGAAAAATACGGAATAATACCTTTTCCAGAAACAAGCGGGTTACAAATTTCTTCAGACGATGAGCTGGGTGTATCAGTGTTAGGAGGAATGCTTTGTGTTTATTTTAGCAACGAGATAACTTTTAATTTATGGGCAATGAAAACTTATGGCGTCAAAAAATCGTGGACCAACTTGTTCACTATACCAACTAACGGACAACATCCTACCCCGATGTATAGGTTTTCAAATGGTGAAGTGCTACTTAACGACATGAAATATTCGGGAAGAGATGTATACAGGATATCCGATGGATCATTTGGATTAAGCAATCGAATATGGCCTTTGAATTCTGATGATGATATTGATGGAGTTATGACATATATTGGTATTGTTTATACAGAAAGTTTGATTAATCCAACATTGGGTCACTAA
- the LOC138900541 gene encoding transcription initiation factor TFIID subunit 11-like translates to MKRSKDPFEAAFEGQDDSLPESPVGIDENEGQDQAAVDVHVHGGDDANTGSRDNPSASRAASVSVGTAGPISKPKEKDEEEEEENMDV, encoded by the coding sequence ATGAAGCGATCTAAGGATCCTTTTGAAGCTGCTTTTGAGGGGCAGGATGACTCACTCCCTGAATCCCCTGTTGGCATTGACGAGAATGAAGGCCAAGACCAAGCTGCAGTTGATGTTCATGTTCATGGAGGTGATGATGCTAATACCGGTTCTCGTGACAACCCTTCAGCATCTAGAGCTGCATCAGTCTCTGTTGGTACTGCTGGTCCAATTAGCAAGCCCAAAGAGAAAgatgaggaggaagaggaagaaaACATGGATGTGTAG